In the genome of Triticum urartu cultivar G1812 chromosome 5, Tu2.1, whole genome shotgun sequence, one region contains:
- the LOC125508464 gene encoding GDSL esterase/lipase At5g55050-like produces the protein MGSCGGMVVSRGWPCVLLLLACCWLCEAGAGLAPALYVLGDSQADAGTNNHLVTVLRADHPHNGVDYPGCKATGRFSNGKNFVDFLAEHLKLPSSPPPYLSICNTPSSNSIYLTGVNFASGGAGVLNQTNQGQCISFDHQIDHQFSKVNASLVQQLGQAQASAHLSRSIFAVAIGGNDILNYVRPSLVNQVLSPCPPTQSPDEFVSSLALSLKDQLQRLYKLGMRRMFIIGAAPLGCCPVLRGKDECDALANYMSAQYNIKVASLLRDKYPDMLYSLFDPSIALLDYFQRPEANGYAVVDAACCGLGGKKNAMFSCTPASSLCNNRTNHVFWDFVHPTEITAQKLTAIAFHGSAPFVTPRNVGQLCPM, from the exons ATGGGCTCTTGTGGTGGGATGGTGGTCTCTCGTGGATGGCCTTGCGTCCTGCTCCTGCTGGCTTGTTGCTGGCTGTGCGAGGCCGGCGCGGGGTTGGCCCCGGCGCTATACGTGCTCGGCGATTCGCAGGCGGACGCCGGGACCAACAACCACCTGGTGACGGTGCTCAGGGCGGACCACCCGCACAACGGCGTCGACTACCCGGGCTGCAAGGCCACCGGCAGGTTCAGCAACGGCAAGAACTTCGTCGACTTCCTCG CTGAACATCTGAAGCTACCGAGCAGCCCTCCTCCATACCTGTCCATCTGCAACACCCCAAGCAGCAATTCCATATATCTGACTGGTGTCAACTTCGCTTCAGGAGGTGCAGGGGTATTAAATCAAACAAATCAG GGTCAGTGCATCAGCTTCGACCACCAAATCGATCACCAATTCTCCAAGGTGAATGCATCACTGGTGCAGCAGCTCGGCCAGGCTCAGGCTTCGGCACACCTGAGCAGATCGATCTTCGCCGTTGCAATCGGTGGCAACGACATACTCAATTACGTCCGTCCAAGTCTTGTGAACCAGGTGCTAAGCCCTTGTCCTCCAACTCAGTCTCCTGATGAGTTCGTCTCCTCGTTGGCTCTCTCGCTGAAAGACCAGCTGCAG AGGCTGTACAAACTCGGGATGCGCAGGATGTTCATCATCGGGGCAGCGCCACTGGGGTGCTGCCCGGTGCTGCGGGGGAAGGACGAGTGCGACGCACTAGCAAACTACATGTCAGCTCAATACAACATCAAGGTGGCTTCCCTCCTGCGCGACAAGTACCCAGATATGCTCTACTCCTTGTTCGACCCATCCATTGCATTGCTCGATTACTTCCAGCGACCAGAAGCAAACG GTTACGCTGTGGTGGATGCAGCGTGCTGCGGGCTAGGAGGGAAGAAAAACGCCATGTTTAGCTGCACTCCGGCCAGCTCCCTCTGCAACAACCGGACCAACCATGTTTTCTGGGACTTTGTGCACCCCACGGAGATCACCGCGCAGAAGCTCACGGCAATTGCCTTCCACGGATCAGCACCCTTCGTGACCCCCAGAAATGTTGGGCAGCTATGTCCTATGTGA
- the LOC125555991 gene encoding uncharacterized protein LOC125555991 encodes MAEGDTLDGFAGKLGGMAAHYAGLGSTLDDAMMVKKLLDSVPDRLYAAVAGIEQFCDVSIMPFEDTLGRLKAFDERLRRRGQAGGKRADSQLMYTAAQWRARERQRGGPRDDDDRRSMASGYGGNRRGRCYKCGERGHFKRECPQLWKAPAEEHAMMADAGVEDGGLL; translated from the coding sequence ATGGCGGAGGGCGACACGCTGGATGGGTTCGCCGGCAAGCTCGGCGGCATGGCGGCGCACTACGCGGGACTCGGGTCGACGCTGGACGACGCCATGATGGTGAAGAAGCTCCTCGATTCTGTGCCGGATCGCTTGTACGCGGCGGTGGCCGGAATCGAGCAGTTTTGCGACGTCTCCATCATGCCGTTCGAGGACACGCTCGGTCGCCTGAAGGCCTTCGACGAGCGGCTGCGACGACGTGGACAGGCGGGCGGCAAGCGGGCGGACAGCCAGCTCATGTACACGGCGGCGCAGTGGCGAGCACGGGAGCGGCAGCGCGGTGGTCCTCGGGACGACGACGACAGGCGGAGCATGGCGTCGGGCTACGGTGGCAACAGGCGCGGCCGCTGCTACAAGTGCGGCGAGCGCGGCCACTTCAAGCGAGAATGCCCCCAGCTTTGGAAGGCGCCAGCGGAGGAGCATGCGATGATGGCGGACGCCGGCGTCGAGGACGGTGGCCTGCTCTGA